A window of Leptotrichia wadei contains these coding sequences:
- a CDS encoding deoxycytidylate deaminase gives MSKRQDYLSWDEYFMGIAFLSGMRSKDPSTQVGACIIDEDKKIIGIGYNGFPQGSSDDEMPWDREGDFLETKYPYVVHAELNAILNSIKSLKNCIIYVTHFPCNECAKAIVQVGIKKVVYFSDKHKSLDSTKASRKILENAQVEMVHLEVEKEEINIRFKG, from the coding sequence ATGTCTAAAAGACAGGATTATTTATCGTGGGATGAATATTTTATGGGAATAGCATTTTTGTCTGGAATGAGAAGCAAGGATCCATCTACACAGGTTGGAGCCTGCATTATTGATGAGGATAAAAAGATTATTGGAATTGGTTATAATGGGTTTCCGCAAGGGAGTTCGGATGACGAGATGCCTTGGGATCGGGAAGGGGATTTTTTGGAAACAAAGTATCCTTATGTTGTTCATGCTGAATTGAATGCAATTTTAAATAGTATAAAATCTCTTAAAAATTGTATTATTTATGTGACACATTTTCCCTGTAATGAATGTGCGAAGGCAATTGTTCAAGTAGGGATAAAAAAAGTTGTGTATTTTTCTGATAAGCATAAATCGCTTGATTCTACGAAGGCTTCAAGAAAAATTTTGGAAAATGCACAGGTGGAAATGGTTCATCTGGAAGTTGAAAAGGAAGAAATAAATATACGATTTAAAGGTTAA
- a CDS encoding ECF-type riboflavin transporter substrate-binding protein, translating to MEATAIKKVVAMGIGAAVYIVLSRFVAIPTPIPNTTLQVTFAFVALMAFIYGPAVGLGIGFIGHTLNDISGYGNVWFSWVIASAFFGMGIGFLGKIIKIENFNGAKIVKFIVGEVIISLISWVVLAPIIDIAIYKEPQAKAFAQGVVAALGNMLVVAILGTILIFAFSKTIISKGSLKEE from the coding sequence ATGGAAGCGACAGCGATTAAAAAAGTAGTGGCAATGGGAATTGGAGCGGCAGTTTATATTGTATTGTCGAGATTTGTGGCTATTCCTACACCAATTCCAAATACAACATTACAAGTAACTTTTGCCTTTGTGGCATTAATGGCATTTATATATGGGCCTGCAGTTGGGTTAGGAATTGGATTTATTGGGCATACGCTTAATGACATTTCAGGATATGGAAATGTTTGGTTTAGCTGGGTAATAGCGTCAGCATTTTTTGGAATGGGAATTGGATTTTTAGGAAAAATTATAAAAATTGAAAATTTTAATGGAGCGAAAATTGTAAAATTTATAGTCGGAGAAGTAATTATAAGTTTAATAAGCTGGGTAGTTCTGGCTCCAATTATTGATATTGCAATATACAAAGAACCACAAGCAAAGGCATTTGCACAAGGAGTTGTAGCAGCACTTGGAAATATGTTAGTTGTAGCTATTTTAGGAACAATTTTAATATTTGCATTTTCAAAAACAATAATAAGTAAAGGAAGCTTAAAAGAGGAATAA
- a CDS encoding ABC transporter ATP-binding protein, with product MEEKEKKEERKIAINFENFTFKYESQSKPTLHNINLKIYEGEKIVIVGPSGSGKSTIGHCINGLAPYFYKGEVSGKLEIYGKKCKEIFEHSKYIGTVLQDSDAQFVGLTVAEDIAFALENNEVETAVMKEKVKEIAQFVRIETLLDLKPHDLSGGQKQKVSLAGIMVDNAKIVLYDEPLANLDPLSGKYAIELISELHKDKKLTTIIIEHRLEDVLHREIDRIIVVDKGRIIADDTPDNILKGNLLSKINIREPLYISLLKYSNDNLERCDNISIFERIDFSTAKENILNWIKYNSSPKKAESNKTLLKLENISFSYDEKRKILKNIDLTIKKGEMISIVGSNGAGKSTLSKVIAGFERQDEGKIYYKNLDISNESIAKRAEKIGFVLQNPNAMISKVTVFDEVALGLKTRGVLEDEIEKRVIEILEICKLKPFRKWPIKALSYGQKKRVTIASVLVLEPEIIIVDEPTAGQDLFHYREIMEFLKRLNEYGITILFITHDMHLMLEYTDKAYVFNEGKIIKSGNPSQILADRNVLKQANLRETSLHYVAEKIEINSEELISTFVHYEKNCEKEQKKAGG from the coding sequence TTGGAAGAAAAAGAAAAAAAAGAAGAAAGAAAAATTGCTATAAATTTTGAAAATTTTACATTTAAATATGAAAGCCAGTCAAAGCCAACATTGCATAATATAAATTTGAAAATTTATGAAGGTGAAAAGATTGTAATAGTGGGTCCGTCAGGATCGGGGAAAAGTACGATTGGGCATTGTATAAATGGACTTGCTCCGTATTTTTACAAGGGAGAAGTTTCTGGAAAGCTTGAAATTTATGGGAAAAAATGTAAGGAAATCTTTGAACATTCTAAATATATAGGGACTGTTCTCCAAGATTCAGATGCACAGTTTGTGGGGCTTACTGTTGCTGAAGATATAGCTTTTGCACTGGAAAATAATGAAGTTGAAACGGCTGTAATGAAAGAAAAGGTAAAGGAAATAGCACAGTTTGTAAGGATTGAAACATTGCTTGACTTGAAGCCGCATGATTTATCAGGAGGGCAGAAACAGAAAGTATCGCTTGCTGGAATTATGGTTGATAATGCTAAAATAGTGCTTTATGATGAGCCGCTTGCAAATCTTGATCCGCTTAGCGGAAAATATGCCATTGAATTGATAAGTGAGCTTCATAAAGATAAAAAACTTACAACGATAATTATAGAGCATAGGCTTGAAGATGTGCTGCATAGGGAAATTGACAGGATTATTGTCGTTGATAAGGGAAGAATTATTGCTGATGATACGCCAGATAATATTTTAAAAGGAAATTTGTTAAGTAAAATAAATATAAGAGAACCTTTGTATATTTCTTTGCTTAAATATAGTAATGATAATCTTGAAAGATGTGATAATATTTCTATTTTTGAAAGAATTGATTTTTCTACAGCGAAAGAAAATATTTTAAATTGGATAAAATATAATTCTTCTCCAAAAAAGGCAGAATCTAATAAAACATTATTAAAGTTGGAAAATATCTCGTTCTCATACGATGAAAAAAGAAAAATATTAAAAAATATAGATTTAACCATAAAAAAAGGTGAAATGATAAGCATTGTTGGATCGAATGGGGCTGGAAAGTCGACATTGTCAAAGGTTATTGCAGGATTTGAAAGGCAAGATGAAGGAAAAATTTATTATAAAAATTTGGATATAAGTAATGAAAGTATAGCAAAAAGAGCTGAAAAAATAGGTTTTGTGCTGCAAAATCCAAATGCAATGATTTCAAAAGTTACAGTTTTTGATGAAGTTGCATTAGGGCTAAAAACTAGAGGAGTTTTAGAAGATGAAATAGAAAAAAGAGTTATTGAAATTTTAGAAATATGTAAATTAAAGCCGTTTAGGAAATGGCCTATAAAAGCACTTAGCTACGGGCAGAAGAAAAGAGTTACGATAGCATCTGTGCTTGTTTTAGAGCCTGAAATAATAATAGTTGATGAGCCGACTGCTGGGCAGGATCTTTTTCATTATAGGGAAATAATGGAATTTTTGAAGCGGCTGAATGAATATGGAATTACAATTTTATTTATAACCCATGATATGCATCTAATGCTGGAATATACCGACAAGGCTTATGTTTTTAATGAAGGTAAAATTATAAAATCAGGAAATCCATCACAGATTTTGGCAGACAGAAATGTGTTGAAGCAGGCAAATTTAAGGGAAACTTCACTTCATTACGTGGCAGAAAAAATAGAAATAAACTCTGAAGAACTCATAAGTACATTTGTTCATTATGAAAAAAATTGTGAAAAAGAACAGAAAAAGGCGGGTGGTTAG